The stretch of DNA GACACCGAAAACATCcccaaaaagacagaaaagagcaaagaagcacacacacacagacacacacagacacacacacacacacacacacagacacacacacacacacacacagcggggGGGGTTTTGGAGCGGTCAGGGTTTGTTTGTTGAACTGCAGCATTTTGAAGCCGAGCGTTGATTCACTTCAGTCAGACAACAGCAACCCGCTGCTGCAAAGACACAAATCTTCCACCGTCATCTGCAGAGTCAGATTCAAGATTCAGTCAGGGTGCAGAGTGAGGATACAGAGTCAGGATGCAGATTCAAGATACAGAGTCAAGATTCAGAGTCAGGACTTAGGGTGAAGTTAAAGAGTCAGGATACAGATTAAGGATTCAGTCATAATTCAGAGTCAGGATTCAGAGTGAGGATGCAGATTCAAGATACTGTGTCATgatgcagtaaaaaaacacagtcagcaTACAGACTCAGGATCATGAGTAAGATTCAAGTTTCAGAGTCAGGATTGAGAGTCAGGACACAGAGTCAAGATACAGACTCAGGGTGTACAGTGATGGAACAGAGGCAGGATTCAGAGACAGGATTCCGAGTCAGGATTCAGAATCGGGATTCAGAGCAGTGATGCAGAGTCAGGATTCAGAATCGGGATTCAGAGCAGTGATGCAGAGTCAGGATTCAGAGTCGAGATACAGAGCAGTGATGCAGAGTCAGGATTCAGAATCGGGATTCAGAGCAGTGATGCAGAGTCAGGATTCAGAGTCGAGATACAGAGCTGTGATGCAGAGTCAGGATTCAGAGTTGTGACGCAGAGTCGTGACGCAGAGTCGTGACGCAGAGATGTTATTCGGAGTCGTGATTTAGAGTAATGATGCAAAATTAGGACTCGGAGTCGTGACTCAGAGTCATGATGCAAAATCGAGACTCAGAGTCAGGATTCAGAGCTGTGACTCAGAGTCGTGATGCAGAGTGGTGAGTCCAGCCTCGGGCACGCGCAGCCTCCAtctcatcttttcaaacatcaTAATTACACGCAgtaggaaaacaaaataaagtagtgctgaattcactttttaaacactTCAATCACATCAAAGTTCAACGTCACATGGCACCGAATGCAGCACGGCGGCgtcagtgtgcgtgtgtgtgtgtgtgtgtgtgtgtgtgtgtgtctctccctctcccccccctcccccccggAGACATGGCACTTTGATAAACGGGCCCCTTGTCTTTAGTCGGGCGTCCTGCGTTCAAGTCAAAGCCCTTTCTGACGAGGAATGGTCGCGGTTCAGCTTCAGTCGTGTTTCGTAAGTGCAGAGGAAGTGCACGCCAACGCCACCCGCGGCTCGggagtgggggtgggggtgggggggtccTTGTGTCCCTTCATTTTTAGGCGAGAGACCCTGTGCAGAGTCAAAGCAGCACCCAGTGAGATAAGGCTTTGAGGAGCGCCCTCCGCTGGTCCCGTCAGCCAGCGCTCTGCTCGTCCCAGCCAATAGGAGAACTACCTGCTGTACGGGTCGCCGGGGTAACTGTTGGGGCCGCCGCTGCCGCCGGGGAGGGGGCTctgagaagaggaggaggaggaggaagagggggaagACAACAgcagtgaggaagaggagggaccAGGCAGGGAGTCGTCGTCCGTTCGTCCCCCGTCAAACACGTCGTCCATGTCCACGGCCAGAGAGAGGCCCGAAGGCGAGGGGCCCGACAGCACCTGTGGGCCCCACATGGGGGCCAGCTGTTCAGACGGGCTGGAAGCCTGGGGCGAGGCGTAGGTCTGCGGCTGGGCGATGAGGAGGGGCCCTGATGTGGAGGGGGCCCCAGTGGGGTCCACTGCAGGCCTGGAGGCCCCCGTGCCGGTCTGGGAGCCCCGGTGGATGCGATGGCTGACGATGATGTTGTTCCCAAAACCGCCCATGGGCGCCATGGTGGTGCTCTGCTCCCGCTGGACCACGGCTGTCATCCCGCCCTCCGCGATCAGCCGGCGGATTCGAGCCAGAGCGTCTTCGCCCGAGCCGAACTCCGGAGACTCTCCTGCACCAACGCCAACAGACGTCACATCAGCAGGCGCCGGCTGCTTCTTTCACCGCCGCCGCCTCAAATGTGACTGATTTTTTCATAATTgaaatttgtgaaatgaaacatacagtaaaaaaaaaaaaaaaaaaagtcttagctGCTCCAaagtttttgtgatttcagtCAAGAAGATTTCAAAAGAGCAAGTTCAACGAAGAGGAAACAGGACGAGCGGACCGCAAACACACGGATCGACAGGAAGAACGACCCtcagctcacacacac from Plectropomus leopardus isolate mb unplaced genomic scaffold, YSFRI_Pleo_2.0 unplaced_scaffold2663, whole genome shotgun sequence encodes:
- the LOC121967013 gene encoding activating molecule in BECN1-regulated autophagy protein 1-like; translated protein: MGLMNAIGLQPRHPAPSVTSQGTQTPIIQLQNAETQTERDLSEPSVSQPAPGVPAETPSTSGAAAGQPEASQTSRAVDGSQREAAADTNTPTAPAGPAGPAGPAGPAGPAGPANPANPADPAGPAGESPEFGSGEDALARIRRLIAEGGMTAVVQREQSTTMAPMGGFGNNIIVSHRIHRGSQTGTGASRPAVDPTGAPSTSGPLLIAQPQTYASPQASSPSEQLAPMWGPQVLSGPSPSGLSLAVDMDDVFDGGRTDDDSLPGPSSSSLLLSSPSSSSSSSSQSPLPGGSGGPNSYPGDPYSR